Part of the Chanos chanos chromosome 5, fChaCha1.1, whole genome shotgun sequence genome, TCAAAACGTTGCAATTGCCTTTCAAAGAAAAATCCACCTAGAGGTCCGCATCAACTTTtctattttatttgtttgttattattttttaaaaatttttctTAAACTTGTCTTAAATATCAACAAGTTCTTACACAAACACCAGCTGACGCATATTGAATTCTATTAGGAAGATGCCGCTAATTTAAGtcagtttattttaaacaacACGATTAAAAAAGGTTAAAGcaaatacattttgtattttacctgaaacataaaacagtttGGACAGAAATAAGTTAAAATAGGCCTACACACAGTTTAGTGATTCCCAAAAGCCCCGGACTGGGTTGGAGCTCAGCTCAATATAGTTCATGTTctaataaatatgtaaatatttacatcTCAGCGACCAAACATAACATTTTCAGTAAAGGGTTTTCTCGGGGAAAATATTTAGAGAGTGAGTCTACACAGTGTAAATTGTTGATGTGGCTCTCCTGAGGTCTCACTGGtgaactactttttttttttaactgactcCATTCAAGGAATGCATACAATGAATGTATGCATATACGTTTGCATATCATAAAGTTCCAACATGCCTGACACCTTAGTCAGCTCATCTGTGGCGTCCAGCATGAATCAACAATTTCATAAGATATGatgataattattattattatactcaTTTATACACTACACTTTATGACCCAATCATTTGTGATCATTGATGACATTTAGAAAACGTGTGACAATCATGAGTAGTTGAGAGATGGCTGCTCTGTCTAACATACGTAATATGAAACGTTGAAAAACTACATAATACGAATCAACTAGGTTATATCACTGGAGTTATCAGAGGTCACATGATCACCTCTAAATTTCCATCACAAAGGGAGTATATGTTCTGTTGGGGAATGtgattaataaaaacaaattttgtttttatttgctgcTACTACTGGCTGCAGGGCTACAGGCAGTGGGGAATACGTAATGGTCAAGATATTAGAATGGACAAAACCAGTAAGCAACGGCATGATTATAGTATGACAAATACCTTGACACTCGTGCTTGGTTTGAGTTTTTATGCCTTTGCTGCAAGCTTTTTCACTCCTACTTCAGAAATACATGGTTTATTTTTGAATATTACAGTGTGGATAATAATCCGGTTGTGACTTACTACCAGAAACAGCATCTAGGATCTTGTGACAGTTGCTGACTAGTTAGTGTCAAATGTACATTTACAATACTCATCAATTCCTGAATTTAACTAAAATTATTGTATGGGAGTCTTTTTGTTCTATTCTGTCACATTACCTCACAACAACTCAAAATCTCAACATGCAGATCAGTAACTTCAGAGTACATCCTGAAATTTTACAAAAATCTTTGCATCTGGCAGTCCTTGTATGCATAGATTTGATAATCACATGGCTGTATCTATGCTGATGTAACCACATGCTTTGTGAAAAACGGTAGTGGGGCTTCTGTGTGTAAACTAAAAACTGAGTCTTTAGCCCTGACTATTTTCACAGGAGCCAGTCAGAAAATGTAGTATTTGCACTTGGACATTTGAAAGGATACTGAGGAAACGCAAACACCTGATGATTGCCTGTCAGTCTCACAGGAATGTGAGCAGCGTGTGCCATCTGTGACTATGCCTGCTTAGCTCCATCCGCCCCATCCTCGCTGTCCTGTGTTCTGCTCATTTAGATGGCAGGGGAGGCTAAACGTCCCACATCAGGGAGAATACCATGGCAACGACATGACACAACCCCCATGACAGGGTCAGCTCATGATATGCAAATTTGTATGTAAACAGTCCTGTTTGAagctctttaaaaataaaatgaactttatTTCCAGAAATGCATCTCCTTGCACGAACGTTAATAGTTTTTCTTTGCATAATGAGTGCATTTCCCTGCAAACGTATATCACAAAGCTtttcaaattacatttttaaatagtttCTTACCGCAGTAACTACAGAGGAGGTAGAAAAATGACAGGAGACAAATTGTTTACACTTAAGTCTAACAACAGTCCACACCTTATCTCGGTcagttcaacttttttttttttttgtgaggactCATGATGACTTAACGGTCAACTTAATTCTTAATGACTTAATTAATGACTTAATTTCCCCTCTCAGTTGTGTATTAAAACATGGATTCAGctgtaaactgaaataaaccGTCAACTATCATTCCACAGACTCACGGAAGAGTTCAAATGGGAACAGCCTTGTCACACTGATATGACACAACCGCCATTCGCAAAGTATACACAATGTGTAGTGTGATCGCATAACGGCACGTTCACAAATCCATTAAACTTCACTGTCCTCACTCCTGAAATACATTAATGTTCTGTAAGTGATCAGAGCTTATTCAAACCACAATGAAATGAATactttaaacatgtaaaaatcaATAATGTCCTTAAAATGAATGGAAGCTTGATTGGGGACTGCATTTGTTTATATGTCCACGTGCTGGCCGCTAGCTCTACTTTTCCATAAATGCAAATAGAGATTGAGTGATACTGTGAGCAGATGTCATGGTAATGATTATACTATAGGATTCTCTGAAGGTTAgaatggatggatagacagatgaatgcatggatggatagatgtttgagaaaaatgtagatgggtggatggataCAGTTCCATGAGCAAATGACAAAGTCTAAAAATGACAAGGaaaattttctttttacataGTTAAATGTATTGCTTGTTTACTCTTACAAAAATGAATACTTCCAAACCGCCATGTAATACCTGTTGATTACCATAGTGACTTGCCAGAACATTCTTGGACAGTGATGGAGGACTCGTGAAAGCTACTGTAAGCTTAGTAGTGTAAGCTATGTCATTCATTACTGTGGCTTTGACAGTGTGCTACTACTTGTAGAAACTGGACATGATCTATGTTTCTGGCAGGCGCAATGGAAGCTAACCTGTAGTAACTATGTTTATTCAGACCATCACAAATGATCAGaactttttcatgttttatctaAATTCACTCGCCAGTGATTTgctgattaaatgttaaataaaataaaataaaataaaataaaataaaataaaataagtctGTACATTTCAGGCTGCTGATCTGtgattccctctctctctttcttcatctctctctcactctgtagaTTTTAGCTGAACAGCCTTTATGAGCAACATGAGCTGGGGTTTTCTCACCCGTCTTCTGGAAGAAATCCACAACCACTCCACGTTTGTGGGTAAAGTGTGGCTCACTGTTCTCATTATCTTCCGCATCGTTCTAACGGCAGTTGGGGGTGAGTCCATCTATTCGGACGAGCAGACCAAATTTACCTGCAACACCAAGCAGCCTGGCTGTGACAACGTGTGTTACGACGCCTTCGCTCCGCTCTCTCATGTCCGCTTCTGGGTCTTTCAGATCATTATGATCTCCACCCCGTCAATTATGTACCTGGGTTACGCCATTCACAAGATTGCCCGCAGCTCAGAGGAGGAGCGCCGCAAACAGCGCCGTCACCACCGGAGGAGCCGTCACGGAAGGTGGAGAGGTAACCATCAGctggaggaggtgctggaggaagaggaagaggatgacgCAGAGCCAATGATCTATGAGGAGAGCCTGGAAGTTCAGGAGGCCAAAGCCTCAGAAGTGGAAAAGTGTCCTCAGAAACATGACGGCAGACGCAGAATCATGCAGGAGGGACTAATGAGGATATACGTTTTCCAGCTCTTGTCCCGTGCTGTGTTTGAGGTGGGCTTTTTGGCAGGCCAGTATCTCCTCTATGGTTTCCACGTGAAGCCTTTGTTCGTATGCAACAAAGTACCATGTCCGCACAATGTAGACTGCTTTGTGTCACGGCCAACGGAGAAGACCATCTTCCTGCTCATCATGTACGTGGTGAGCTGTCTATGTCTTCTACTcaatgtgtgtgagatgtttcaCCTGGGCATAGGGACCTTCCGTGACACGCTGCGTAAGCGGAGAACCAAGGGGAGGCGACCTTCCTACAGCTACCACTACTCCAGGAACATTCCAGCATCTCCGCCGGGATACAACCTGGTCATCAAGGCAGACAAGCCTGGCAGGATGCCCAACAGTATCATTTCCCATGAGCAGAACCTGGCCAACGTGGCCCAGGAGCAGCACTGCGCCAGCCCAGACGAGAACATCCCATCTGACTTAGCCAGTTTGCACCATCACCTGAAGGTGGCACAAGAGCAACTGGACATGGCCTTTCAgacatacaacaacaaaaacaacccacagACTTCAAGAACAAGCAGTCCAACCTCTGGGGTCACCATGGCAGAGCAGAACAGGGTCAACTCAGCCCAGGAGAAACAGGGGGCAAGGCCCAAATCAGGAGTTGAGAAAGCTGGGACATTGGTGAAAAATGGCAAGACTTCAGTATGGATTTAGAGTCACTCATCAGGTCCTCATCAACAGGGCCAGTTGTTCATTGGACCATTGAACTTTGGATATTtaataagagaaaatgttttcactggataaaactgaactaaactaaAAGGGAACTAATAGAGAGGATAATCTAATGGTACGTTTATAGTCTTATGGACTGGACACAAAGGACCccacacacatcaaactatTTTGTGAGCATTTGCAGGAGGAGACCTTGTAGAGTAAGATGTAGCTTATTTTAACTGGGTAGCATTCACCTTGCTTTATCCACTGTACGTATAATTACCTCAACGTGATAGCAAATATATCTGTACATTGTTTGTGTTCAGTTCTGTCCAAAGGTTCTCATTAATGAAAAGCACAGAATATGGACCATATAATCAAATAAAGCACCaagtatgtttatttttcttttggtttaagTGGTCTGGACTACACCTTGATTTGTTTCCATCATGTCTTTAACCACTAcatgcaaatattttatttatgttgcaCTAAAGTTAATGAGGTAATAAAAGATATTTTGACCTGACTAAGGGTATCATTCTTGCTACTAATTTGAATAAGGTGgatgtcagaaaaaaatagtATAAAAGCAGTGGTCACCTTTATATCTATCTTTTATTAGAGAACAATTCATGACACTTTGAGGACAGTATAAGTGCCAGGTTGTGTCTCCATCATCAGTTAGCACAGTCTTCATTTTGGATCATTAGGTTTTAAAAGTAGCACAGGTAATGTACATTGTAATCTCTTTGATTGTTCAGACACTGAAATTTTGCTCTTGAATTAGAATAGTCAcgtgttttttatgtttgttttccactttgTCACTCTCATCTTTGAAGAAAGAGCAACATCAAAAGCGTTCAACAAGTTTTGGGTTGATGATATGTTGGTTATTTCTTTACTTTCACACAGTAAATTTAAGTGCAAGATAGACGGGAAAAAAGGTATAAGAATCATTCTTACAACATTATAGTTAACATTTTAAGACGAAGTGTTGAGTACACAACATGTAATAACCTCAGCAATGCACTCAGTGGTATACATacaacaaaatgtttcagttcCCGTGTTGTTTAATATGAGTTAATTCAATCACAAACACTAACAAATTGCATCatcaacattattattattattattattattattattattattagtggtaataatatcagtaataCTTTGATCATAACTTTGCTGTACATAATTTCTTGAAGTGTATGGAATATATtcaaattgtttattattttaaaataatattgacagttttttcactttcaaaatGATTCCTCTCAAAAGATGTGCCTTAATTTAAGATTGTaataatgatgtttttgtctTAAGAAATAAATTTTATGATTAACTTAACGATGGGTCATTGTCACTGATCAACTGATCATAATGTCTGTTCAATAGGAAAAAACTAATGTTTCTGAGACACATTCAAGAATAGAATGAATCATAATAGAGAAAAACACATGTTTATTTAATCtgtgaccaaagaaaaaaaaggtcaactCCAAGAATGGAAAAGTTGAAAGAATGAAGCATTACATGATTAGAATTTGAAAGATATACGGACTAAATTAATGATCTTAATCTTATTTTATAACACATTGTTATGATCTGCTTTGGTCCTGCAGGCCTCCATTCAAAGGAATGTCCAAGCTATATTTACTGTATCTGTTTGCTGTATGTGGCTGTTCTTCTGTGTGTCTTGACCTTTTACTAAAATGAGGTGTGACAGGACACAATTATTAACTAGTTTTGTAAAGAGGGAAGctcagaatgaaagaaatactTACACAGAGATACTTGCATTATTTCAGAaaatttgcttttttcttcAAGAAAGGAAAAGCATAGAAAACATCACCAAGAAGTGGGCAGAATCTTGAAATTCAAATGTGAAAGGAAAATAGAACAACTGAATAGAACGCACAATGCCAAGTATCTGCACTATTTGTGAGGtccaaaaaatacaaaaaatggcATGTTTTCATAAAGTCATACTTGTAGACAATGGAAACTGATTTAACCGTCGACTGAAGAGTAAAGCACAGTAAAACATCTCTGAGATTCATTATAGAAATTTCCAAACCTACCATCATACTGAGTTATGTAGACAGCCAGTGTGGATGGCTAAAACACATCTGTGTACACTGAGGTCGTGTTGTTTATCTTGCTTCCCGTTGTCGTCTCCACACTACTGGTGTCACTGAGAAGCCAAGCGACCTTGGCCCAACTGCTATTGCTGTGGGGTTTGTTGTTTACACTCCGTGCAGCAAATCACATCATTTCTGTATCGTTATGATAGCGGTAGCTCAGGGgatatcttcaaaaaaaaaaaaaaatagaaagaaggGGGGAAAGGCCCCCACAGGACCTGAGCATTGTCTcagagggaggaagagtggATCATGTCAACTGGCGGTACTATCAGCTCATGACTGGTGTTTGTGATGGTGGCATAAGTCAGGGCAAGTGTGGGTAATGGTCTCAAGGGGAGAACTGTGTCCTTGTGACAACCCACAGACTtcaactgtgagagagagagagagagagagagagagagagagaaagagagagagcgatagagagagagactctactttgtaaacacaaacagcatgaTGTCAATCTGAGGGGGCTCATCTCAGTAAAAAATAGAACCCTGAAAAATTACTGCAAAAAGATAGAGAAAATATACCTTTGTAAGcaattataaaatatataaaaatacagacTGGAGTACTTAAATTTATTAAGTAAGGAGCTTAATTGCTCAAGATATGCTTAGAACgtacaggtgtttttttttttctttttcataaattaTAATTTACagtgtgtactttttttttctccaatagAAGCCATCGACAATAgtattttcatgtattttcgGTCGTCAAAATTGTTTGTGGACCCTTTCCTCCGTAAGGCATAATGCAGTGAcatgagaaaacgtgtatatttaaaaacagcTCTAAGCAAAATGTTCACTTCGCTTTACGTTGCGGTGCCATTCTTATTGCTgggctgaaaaaagaaaacagatcaaatTTCTGAATTTCATCTCCGAATTTAGATTTTATATTTCAGTTGTCCGGCGGTCTTCACAGGTGTCAGCCATCAGTAGTTAGTGGTTCTGAAAGTCCTGCAATATTCTTTTTGCGCTGTACTTCGCAAAGCATTGTGGGAAACAAAATGGTTGGTCCGAAGTTTAGGTAATCGTTGACATGGCGTTACAGGATTGCTCTCATTTATACGTCTCTGTTTTGTGACAGCTCGTCTCAGCTGCAGTTACataaaaagtaaacaaagcAATGCATCCTCTAGGAATATTTCACTCCCGTTTGGCGTATTTTCGGAAAAACGCTTCTCAGTGGCTCGCGCTCTCATCATCAGTTTTGCTACATGGCAGTGGTTACGGTCaagcaaagacattttttaGAAAATACAGCGCGGATCAACCGAAGGCTAACCCGGGGCAGTTTGTCTGTTACAGCCTATCGCATAGAAGCCTGATAAATATACATGGACAGGATACCAGCTCATTCCTTCAAGGTCTTATAACTAATGACATGGGACTTCTGGATGACGAGGAACTACAAGCCATGTATGCTCACATGTTAAATGTTCAAGGAAGAACATTGTATGATATCATCATATACAGGTAGGTTCATTTTTGCGGTCGTGTTAAACTCGTCCTATTACAATACATAGTGCGCAAAAATGGCATGGATCTTTCGTGCATGTGATAGAACCATTCTGGGTAAGTTGCGTAGTAATGCAGGGAGCGCAGTGAATGTGTTACGGTTATTTATTCACATTCACGGATCAAGATGCTGTCACTGTGTCAAGCTCACAGCACACGTATAGTTTATCGGTCATAACTTAAGACCTGTAAATATTTACCCCAACGCCAGATTTAGCGGTTATTTTAAACTTGCTTAACGTGCCAAATGATTATAAAAGAACTGCTATTATTCTGTGAGTGAATTAGAGTTTGAGCCTCCATCCAGAGTTTAATCTGAAAGGATAATCAGTATTTGGGATACAGTGTAGTCCAGGACAAGGCTCAGTCCTTAGTTAACAAACTAGCACATTTTTGGACAGGCGTGGCCAGCAATTTACTTCTGCACCACGACGataacttttctttctttctttttttttgtcagtgaacGGTCATCTAGAGAACAAGAGGTTTTTATCGTATTAATGTCTCGttatgttttcctgttttccacAGCTTTAAAGACAATCCAGAGCAACAAAACAGTGTTCTGCTTGAATGTGATTGCACTGTGAAAGACTCTGTTTTGCGACACTTAAAAGTGTACAAAATACGCCGCAAAGTGAGCATTAGCCCCCGCACGGATCTCTCGTTGTGGGCGTTGTTGCCACTGAACACAGAAGGCGCTCAGGGAAAGTCAAAACCAGACATCACTGCCGTCGACAAAGCGCTCGTCCTGGTGCCAGATCCAAGGACCGATCTCATGGGCTGGAGACTGATTACAAAAAGCCAAGTCAATCCACCAGAGGTCGTGGGTGCCTGTCAACAAGGAGACGCTGTGGACTATCACAAGCATCGCTACACAATTGGTATAGTTGATAAGATTTAACTCAGATTTTAAACATGGTAGGCTTTTCTTCTTGAAAAGCTGTTTCACCTGCATGGTTTCACCCTACCCAAATTCAGACCCAGAACGATTTAAGATACAGATGCCTGTCAGGACCTTGAGAAAGCAGAATaagttgtttgtattattgtgGAGCAAAAACCTGCATTCCTCTATAAGTTTCTGGAAGAAGATTCCTGCTTTAGAATAACACATAAGATATGTCTGTTGGGAAATATGTTTTAGGGACTTCTTGCTAATGGTAACTAATGAGACAAAGATGGAAAGTTGTTGCCAAAGCGGAGTTCTCATATGCAAAACTGACTGTAGGGTAGTTGTTATAATGAAGATAACACTCAAAAGTTCGTAACATTTTCTACCGATTAACTTGtctgacagttttattcacAGTGATTTTGTCAAGCTCAAGTCTGACGTCTGTAGGTTTATTTTACCTTTCATGATCTCACCACAGCATGACCACTGCCCAGTTTTGTCTCTTAGCATCAGTCTGGTGTCTTAACCATTTTCAATGTTTGCTGTAGGATTACCGGAGGGAGTCAAAGACCTACCCCCTGGAGATGCACTTCCATTGGAGTCCAACCTCGTCTACATGCAGGGCATAAGCTTCAGCAAGGGCTGCTACATCGGTCAGGAGCTGACTGCCAGAACTCACCACACAGGAGTAGTGCGTAAGCGCCTGATGCCCCTTAGCCTGTCATCTCCTGCCGAAGACTTAGAGGAAGGAGCCTCTCTACAAACACAGGCAGGGAAGCCAGCGGGGAAACACAGGACTGGGCTAGGGGACCTTGGGTTGGGCCTTATCCGTCTGGCCCACGCCAAAGAGCCTCTAATACTAAAGTCCTCTGAGGACACAACCGTGACTTTACAGGCATCTGTCCCAGAGTGGTGGCCTAAAGATCCTAAAAGTCAGTGACGGAGCAGGAGGAGCATGCACTAAAAGACTTGGCtataggagagagaggaaggcttCCTTTAACCAAAACTCCGTTAGGATCTTTTCCGTCATTGGTTACCATTCTGAATCTTTCCCCTGTGCGGTGCTGAACATAGGGCTCTGGTTGTttagttttgaaaatgttgcgggttttttgtggtttgtttgtttgctggaaATGTGCTGAACGAGATATTGAAGCGAACAAATATTTATGCAAGTTTTCGAGAGTTACGACACTCAACCACACAGCTTAAGATGTCACTTTCCTACTGTGAAATCTTAGTTTAAAGTatttaaacttgaacttgactTTATAATAGAAAAGTTGCATTTGACCTCACTTCGTAGACCAAATGTTTGTTTCAATAGTACAGTATTGCTTAACTCTGCTTTAAAAGGGGTTCCACAAAATCTAAATCTGTTTGGTCCACACCAAAAGTATATATACTAAACTTCAAATGAACATGGAAAATGTGTTCTACCTGATGAATCATCATATTTCATTaaacagcactgtacacataaTCATAACCATATTCTTTGGGCACTCTTTGAATGTAATCATGTTTCAAAATCACAATGAATGCAAACCCACAAGAGGTTTTATGTcctgtgattttatttattatctgaTGAAACTTGGAGTTAAAAGCCAATGTCATCTCAGCAGGCCATAATAAGGTGGAGTTGTcgcgattgtgtgtgtgattaaaagACACTGCTTCCCTTACATAATGGAGTTCATGGCTTCCCTTATCTCCTGCAGCAGGTCGTCAGGCTTAAAGCTAAGAGCAGACGGTTCCAGTCTCTTGAAATCCTCATTGCTAAGCAACATTTCCAGTATCTGAGTCACCCTCTGAAGGTCAAAGGCTGCATGGTGAGGACCCAGGGCACACAGGGTCTCCGAGGCAACACTCTCACAGGTTGATGCGGTTTCAGGACAGGAGTTCAAAAAGGAAATTCGGTTGCATGCAATAGTTTTTAAGAAAGAGGCAAATTCTTTATAGTCAATTCCAGTACAGGACTTCATGATGACCTGATtaggggaagagaaaaaaaatcagcacatCAGAAAAGCACACTAAATATGCCATTGCTTctaatttgtttaattgttcAAAGTCAACATATATTCTGattaaaatatatcaaatgCACCTCTTGGGATACGATCACTATAGACGGAACCAGACAGTTCCTGTACCTGACAGTGCTGGTGCCAGGACTCCATGGTGTCTCGCcactcctctatctctctctgaacaGAAGAGAGCTCCTGCTGAAGGAACTCCCACATAATATCCAAATTACAACCATTCAGCCAATTATGGTTAATGGAGATGGTGTCCTCCTATGAccgaaaaaacattatttcagaGTTTCACTGAATGGCCATCAATTGATCACATTAATATTGTTTACAAATCACATGTCAACCTTTGGCTGACTTGTAGCAACTGAGGATCTTAACGAGCAGAAATGGCAGCTAGGTGCTTTTTAAAAACGCAATTGAATGTTTTTTGCAATAATCAGACTGAAGTGTTTGTGGGGTAGTATAAACATAACTGACTCTGAGTTTATTAGAATGCTAAACTTTAACACAGATTTTCACCTGAAACACATTAGTTACAACTCATGGTCTACCACTCTGGGATAGTTAACAACATGTCtaaccatcacacacatttttttgtagCGATAACACCACAGGTCTTACCAAATTGTAAACCTGATGATGCCAACCGCTTGGTACAAAGATGATCTCTCCAGCCTCCTGAATGATCTCCAGGGGCTGACAGGCCTCTTCAAAGTGTGGAAACTGGTCTTTGTCCTGAAGCACTGGTCCCGTCACGTCGTACGccaggttgccatggcaatcCCTCAGAAACTCCTCTTGTCCGGGCGGGTACAGAAGCCATTTCTTCCTGCCACACACGTTTGCCGACCAGCTGTAGGAGCGGAACACATCCGCATGAAAAGGTGTCctggaaagagaaggagacgAATCTAACAATCTGTACCAAAGCTTTAGCACATGTATCCTCTGAGAATGGCCAGGTTTATTCCTCTGAGGGGAATATGTGAGCTCTGTCTTAGATCAGTCGTTCAGCATAGGACGCTACTTTGTCATCGTGAGATAAAGCATCACATAAGTTACCCACATAGGTTCAGACTCTAGTAACATAAATACAGGCAAATGGGATTTACATACCATGAGCCTTTGGGTCCCATGTAGACAAAACGATAGTCATCCACTTCAATGGTATCCCAGTActcattcagccaatcagaggagaaGTATATAGGGGTTCTATAGGCGTTGTGTTCAGGGAAGTTCCTACAGTAAACAGAACCGGCAGACGGTGTCTCAGTGAGGTAATAAGGATGGAGTGACTAGCAGCCAGTATTTGATTCTAGAGATTGGCCGTACCTCATCATATGCCAGTCTTTCAGGTAGAGACATCCCTTTGGTGAAGAATGCCCATTCTGGATGTATTCTCTCCAGTACTGAATAAATTCTTTAAAGGGCATGATTTGCTTGGGGTTGGCATTGTATTCCTTTGTATTGCAGTTTGCTACAGGAACTTCGGTCTCAGCTTGTGGCAGAGATACAGTGACATCCGTTACAAGGTGAGACAGTGGTCAGAACAGAATTCAACAAATTTACTgaacaaaaaattaaatcataaatCGGTTAAACATTAAATCAAATTCTTATCCTTACCAAATTCCTGCAAGAGTTTTTGAAAATTAGGTTTTCCTTCTTCTGTAACCCACTGTTTCCTGCAGTTCCAATCTTCGGTGAATCTCCTCGAAAACATACAGGGCTGATTTGAAAGCAAGTAGTTCTTGAAGAATTTTGAGTAGGATATATCTTTCTCTATGTAATCAACGAAGTGCGAGGAAAACTCTTGTTGTCCTTGCCTTTTGACAAGATTGCAACAATTATGAAAGGTCTCCCTGTCCATGTCGTCATTAGCTTCGCCAGTTATAACTAGAAATACCCAAGCTATCAAAATGAATACctatttatatattcatatctATTCCTATTTCGtttaaaaaatcagaaacaCTGCCAGGTCACGTCGTCATATTTATATTGTACAGAACATCAGGTTAATTAAAACTGTCTATACTTTGGTAAATACACTCCTAAAACAAAGTCGTTGTATCACCGAACGCCGATTATTTGTATGGCCACTCGCGACTTTTTATCGCATGCATTTTTGCACGCATGGCTGTACAGCTATCATTTTTCGTTGCTGTCCAGGGGACCGATTTCACTGGTACACCTTacgagcctttttttttttgctatacgGCATTGCACATAGTCCAAAATGGTTTACGATTTTAATCAGCGTAATAGTGAAACTGTGAAATTAATTGCAGTAACATGGTTTCTCCCCTGATGCGATTACTCCCTCGAGTGAGGACGTGggcaaaacatttttaaaacatttgtgttgGAACGTTAGCACTCTAAAGGAGTTTCCAGGACGGACAGTAAATAAGACTTTGTTAAAGA contains:
- the gjc2 gene encoding gap junction gamma-2 protein, encoding MSNMSWGFLTRLLEEIHNHSTFVGKVWLTVLIIFRIVLTAVGGESIYSDEQTKFTCNTKQPGCDNVCYDAFAPLSHVRFWVFQIIMISTPSIMYLGYAIHKIARSSEEERRKQRRHHRRSRHGRWRGNHQLEEVLEEEEEDDAEPMIYEESLEVQEAKASEVEKCPQKHDGRRRIMQEGLMRIYVFQLLSRAVFEVGFLAGQYLLYGFHVKPLFVCNKVPCPHNVDCFVSRPTEKTIFLLIMYVVSCLCLLLNVCEMFHLGIGTFRDTLRKRRTKGRRPSYSYHYSRNIPASPPGYNLVIKADKPGRMPNSIISHEQNLANVAQEQHCASPDENIPSDLASLHHHLKVAQEQLDMAFQTYNNKNNPQTSRTSSPTSGVTMAEQNRVNSAQEKQGARPKSGVEKAGTLVKNGKTSVWI
- the iba57 gene encoding iron-sulfur cluster assembly factor IBA57, mitochondrial encodes the protein MHPLGIFHSRLAYFRKNASQWLALSSSVLLHGSGYGQAKTFFRKYSADQPKANPGQFVCYSLSHRSLINIHGQDTSSFLQGLITNDMGLLDDEELQAMYAHMLNVQGRTLYDIIIYSFKDNPEQQNSVLLECDCTVKDSVLRHLKVYKIRRKVSISPRTDLSLWALLPLNTEGAQGKSKPDITAVDKALVLVPDPRTDLMGWRLITKSQVNPPEVVGACQQGDAVDYHKHRYTIGLPEGVKDLPPGDALPLESNLVYMQGISFSKGCYIGQELTARTHHTGVVRKRLMPLSLSSPAEDLEEGASLQTQAGKPAGKHRTGLGDLGLGLIRLAHAKEPLILKSSEDTTVTLQASVPEWWPKDPKSQ
- the jmjd4 gene encoding 2-oxoglutarate and iron-dependent oxygenase JMJD4 yields the protein MDRETFHNCCNLVKRQGQQEFSSHFVDYIEKDISYSKFFKNYLLSNQPCMFSRRFTEDWNCRKQWVTEEGKPNFQKLLQEFAETEVPVANCNTKEYNANPKQIMPFKEFIQYWREYIQNGHSSPKGCLYLKDWHMMRNFPEHNAYRTPIYFSSDWLNEYWDTIEVDDYRFVYMGPKGSWTPFHADVFRSYSWSANVCGRKKWLLYPPGQEEFLRDCHGNLAYDVTGPVLQDKDQFPHFEEACQPLEIIQEAGEIIFVPSGWHHQVYNLEDTISINHNWLNGCNLDIMWEFLQQELSSVQREIEEWRDTMESWHQHCQVIMKSCTGIDYKEFASFLKTIACNRISFLNSCPETASTCESVASETLCALGPHHAAFDLQRVTQILEMLLSNEDFKRLEPSALSFKPDDLLQEIREAMNSIM